In the Hordeum vulgare subsp. vulgare chromosome 7H, MorexV3_pseudomolecules_assembly, whole genome shotgun sequence genome, one interval contains:
- the LOC123412163 gene encoding uncharacterized protein LOC123412163 has protein sequence MPRKNKGWPTTSRHPFSFLSHATSPFLSFPSVCAPLGFPPPPPPSPSHQPVPVPSVAGYRRRRLPQIRFSLKPSRLPFPPILHDGWEERGRGKGWHRGVARGRELHRCRLRRRGAFFMFRSASVFLPIVCWAWDLLVWEKSKRHSLLCKKILCGSYFDQHLKIAKARNRAQIHCRIPLPGPAIAQ, from the exons ATGCCAAGAAAAAACAAAGGGTGGCCCACCACCTCTCGTCATCCCTTCTCCTTTCTCTCCCACGCAACCTCACCTTTCCTCAGTTTTCCTTCCGTGTGTGCGCCACTAGGGTttccaccaccgccgcccccatccccgtCCCATCAGCCCGTCCCAGTTCCTTCAGTCGCCGGCTATCGGAGAAGGCGCCTTCCTCAGATCCGGTTCTCCCTCAAACCTTCTCGTCTTCCCTTCCCACCCATCCTCCATGATGGTTGGGAAGAGAGGGGGCGGGGAAAGGGATGGCATCGAGGTGTCGCTCGGGGGCGCGAGTTGCATAGGTGCCGGTTGCGGAGGAGGGGCGCGTTCTTCATGTTCAG GTCTGCATCTGTGTTCCTGCCCATCGTCTGCTGGGCATGGGACCTGCTGGTTTGGGAGAAGTCTAAG CGTCATTCTTTGTTGTGTAAAAAGATCCTCTGCGGTTCATACTTTGACCAACATCTGAAGATAGCAAAAGcaagaaaccgtgcacaaattcaCTGCCGAA TACCACTTCCAGGTCCTGCTATAGCACAGTAA